From the Priestia koreensis genome, one window contains:
- the nhaC gene encoding Na+/H+ antiporter NhaC has protein sequence MKKQPSFIQALTVIIFILALIFIGLFEFKAEPHIPLIISLVFLGCLGKLWKYKWKDIEEGIVKGITLGIKPILILALVGLLIAAWMSSGTIPMILSLGLDWISPKYFLISALVITVLVSTFTGSTFTTVSTVGVALMGIATAVGISPALTAGAVVSGAAFGDKMSPLSDTTNFSSGILDVKLFEHVRHMMWTTVPSLLLTAIIFIVVGFQTDYSHINLNELKHLKDVLGDQFTLSWIALISPLIVIILSARRAEVVPTLIAGIASAFITALFIQHQFSVSDLLTFLQSGVKIDSGNSIVDGIVNKGGLQSMMWTISLVLTALSLGGVMKELGIVQALLDGLTKMIRRTGDVTLTTVLACIGVNVITGEQYLSILLPGQTFRPLYDKWGLDRKNLSRTLEDAGTLVNPLIPWGVSGAFISQALNVDVVTYLPYAFFLIFCPVFAVIWGYTGIGIAKVAPKKDVAA, from the coding sequence ATGAAAAAACAGCCATCATTCATACAGGCGCTTACGGTTATCATTTTTATTTTAGCGCTCATTTTTATCGGGCTTTTTGAATTTAAAGCAGAGCCTCATATACCGCTCATTATTAGTCTTGTTTTTCTAGGCTGTCTAGGAAAACTGTGGAAATATAAGTGGAAAGATATTGAGGAGGGAATTGTAAAGGGAATTACCCTAGGAATTAAGCCGATTCTAATTCTCGCTCTTGTTGGCTTGCTCATTGCAGCTTGGATGAGTAGCGGAACGATTCCGATGATTTTAAGTCTAGGTTTAGACTGGATCTCACCAAAATATTTCTTAATTAGTGCATTAGTTATCACGGTTCTTGTTTCAACGTTCACAGGGAGTACGTTCACAACGGTTAGTACGGTTGGTGTGGCGCTGATGGGAATTGCGACAGCTGTTGGGATTAGTCCAGCGCTTACAGCCGGTGCCGTCGTATCTGGGGCAGCATTTGGAGATAAAATGTCTCCGTTATCGGATACAACAAACTTTTCATCGGGGATTTTAGATGTAAAATTATTTGAGCACGTTCGCCACATGATGTGGACAACCGTACCAAGCTTACTTTTAACGGCGATTATTTTTATTGTGGTAGGTTTTCAAACTGATTACTCGCACATTAATTTAAATGAATTAAAGCATTTAAAAGATGTGTTAGGTGATCAATTTACATTAAGCTGGATTGCACTCATATCTCCGCTTATTGTCATTATTCTATCTGCAAGAAGAGCTGAGGTTGTGCCAACTCTTATTGCAGGGATTGCGAGTGCCTTTATTACAGCGCTATTCATTCAGCACCAGTTTTCAGTAAGTGATCTGCTTACATTCTTGCAAAGCGGTGTGAAAATTGATTCTGGAAATAGCATTGTCGATGGAATTGTGAATAAAGGCGGCCTTCAGTCCATGATGTGGACAATCTCACTTGTGCTGACAGCACTGTCACTAGGTGGAGTGATGAAGGAGTTAGGCATTGTTCAAGCGTTACTTGATGGACTAACGAAAATGATTCGCCGCACAGGTGATGTAACGTTAACAACAGTACTAGCATGTATCGGGGTAAATGTGATTACAGGCGAGCAATATTTATCCATTCTTTTACCTGGTCAAACGTTCCGACCTCTTTATGATAAGTGGGGGTTAGATCGAAAGAATCTTTCACGTACGCTAGAAGATGCAGGAACGCTTGTTAACCCGCTAATTCCATGGGGAGTGAGCGGCGCGTTTATTTCTCAAGCGCTAAACGTAGATGTTGTAACTTACTTACCGTATGCATTCTTTCTTATTTTCTGTCCTGTATTTGCTGTTATTTGGGGCTATACGGGCATTGGAATTGCCAAAGTGGCGCCAAAGAAGGATGTAGCAGCATAA
- a CDS encoding GerAB/ArcD/ProY family transporter: MRTPIMYISSLQLFSMMMLFEFGSATVIGLGTEARQSSWVVVLLGMLLYLPVFYVICSLYKKETTSFPQLLSSVLGKHLGLVITFLYGLYFFYIGARVLRDFNELLLLTSLQGTPAFFVSLMMMSAVCYACILKIEVIARASSLLFFVFLIFLAVGFGLIFFSQILDPRHLLPLLEPNGINTIWHATFPTVVTFPFGEMIVLFCYAHYLKKPSRVKKTGIVALIVSAVILSSIEMINMSALGPYIARIASIPLLVTFQLVNIGDIIQRMDVIVIAILMIGGFVKITLFMYAAVLCFKEIYRVEEETKLIIPLGIATIALGHFMANTYIRHLQIGLEIIPMYVHIPAQIIIPLLLVIVYKSKQMLLRRKQLSL, translated from the coding sequence GTGCGCACACCGATCATGTATATTAGTTCACTGCAGTTATTTTCAATGATGATGTTATTTGAGTTTGGAAGTGCGACGGTCATTGGTCTTGGGACAGAAGCGAGGCAAAGCTCCTGGGTTGTTGTCCTTCTTGGTATGCTTCTGTACTTGCCGGTGTTTTACGTCATCTGTTCTCTATACAAAAAGGAAACAACATCATTTCCACAGCTCCTTTCATCTGTTTTAGGAAAACATTTAGGGCTTGTTATTACATTTTTATATGGGCTTTACTTCTTTTATATTGGTGCACGCGTCTTGCGAGATTTTAATGAGCTTTTGTTGCTCACCTCGTTGCAAGGAACGCCTGCATTTTTCGTCTCACTTATGATGATGAGCGCTGTTTGCTACGCCTGCATCTTAAAAATTGAGGTGATTGCAAGGGCCTCTTCACTACTGTTTTTTGTCTTTCTCATTTTTCTAGCGGTGGGATTTGGGTTGATTTTTTTCAGTCAGATTCTTGATCCTAGACACTTATTACCTCTTCTTGAGCCAAACGGGATCAACACCATTTGGCACGCGACTTTTCCAACCGTTGTCACGTTTCCATTTGGTGAAATGATTGTGCTTTTTTGTTACGCGCATTATTTAAAGAAGCCTAGCCGAGTCAAAAAGACGGGGATCGTCGCTTTAATCGTAAGTGCCGTTATTTTAAGCTCGATTGAGATGATTAATATGTCAGCACTGGGCCCTTATATCGCACGAATTGCTTCTATTCCATTACTCGTGACTTTTCAGCTCGTCAACATCGGCGATATTATTCAAAGAATGGACGTCATTGTCATTGCAATTTTAATGATCGGCGGATTCGTCAAAATTACGTTGTTCATGTACGCAGCGGTTCTATGTTTTAAGGAGATTTACCGTGTAGAAGAAGAAACGAAGCTAATTATTCCACTAGGCATTGCCACGATTGCACTCGGTCACTTTATGGCGAACACCTATATCCGTCATTTGCAAATAGGGCTTGAGATCATTCCAATGTACGTACATATCCCAGCACAAATTATCATCCCGCTTCTGTTAGTAATCGTGTATAAAAGCAAACAAATGCTTCTCCGGAGGAAACAACTTTCGCTATAA
- a CDS encoding 3-ketoacyl-ACP reductase yields MAQSLKGKTALITGAGKGIGRAVAIALANEGVNVGLLARTESSLKEVAKEVEATGVKVAYATADVSSMEEVNQAVESLHQELGGTDILINNAGIGKFGKFLELDPADWKKIIDVNLMGVYYVTRAVLPQLIEKNGGDIINISSTAGQKGAPVTSAYSASKAGLLGLTESLALEVRKHNVRVTALTPSTVATEMAFAENLTDGNPEKVMQPEDLAEIMVAQLKLHPRIFIKSAGMWSTNP; encoded by the coding sequence ATGGCACAATCTTTAAAAGGTAAAACAGCCCTTATTACAGGCGCTGGAAAAGGTATTGGACGCGCTGTAGCTATTGCGCTTGCAAACGAAGGTGTAAATGTAGGATTACTAGCTCGTACGGAATCTTCACTGAAAGAAGTTGCGAAAGAAGTAGAAGCAACAGGCGTAAAAGTTGCTTATGCAACAGCAGATGTTTCATCAATGGAGGAGGTTAACCAAGCGGTTGAATCTCTACACCAAGAACTTGGTGGTACAGATATTCTCATTAACAATGCAGGGATCGGCAAGTTCGGCAAATTCCTTGAACTGGACCCAGCAGACTGGAAAAAAATTATTGATGTGAATTTAATGGGTGTTTATTACGTAACGCGTGCTGTTCTTCCACAGCTAATTGAGAAAAACGGCGGAGACATCATCAATATTTCCTCTACAGCAGGTCAAAAGGGAGCACCTGTTACAAGTGCCTACAGTGCTTCAAAAGCAGGATTACTCGGCTTAACAGAATCATTAGCACTTGAAGTACGTAAGCACAACGTTCGCGTAACGGCACTTACGCCAAGCACCGTTGCAACAGAAATGGCATTTGCTGAAAACTTAACGGACGGAAATCCAGAAAAAGTAATGCAACCAGAAGATCTAGCAGAAATTATGGTGGCGCAATTAAAACTTCATCCGCGTATTTTCATTAAATCCGCTGGCATGTGGTCAACGAATCCATAA
- a CDS encoding CPBP family intramembrane glutamic endopeptidase, whose amino-acid sequence MNWLFSFALSLVIGIGFYGSFTSTSFWMTFPLLYVLLVIISLRYASWSFLNKADWVVGIMSGVILYGLFASGNAFMQWLHIPIEPYVQHLYSSISPSVWWQHLLMFLLIIPGEELFWRGYLHKKLFTLSPFQRTIVAASLYTAAHLCSLNPLLALAAFVGGIMWGALLEWRQKIEVAMIAHVVFDVLLVYLLPLS is encoded by the coding sequence ATGAATTGGCTTTTCTCCTTCGCCCTAAGTCTTGTAATTGGCATTGGGTTTTATGGTAGCTTTACATCGACTTCTTTTTGGATGACCTTTCCCCTTTTATATGTTTTGTTGGTCATCATTTCCCTTAGATACGCATCATGGTCCTTTTTAAATAAAGCCGATTGGGTCGTCGGTATCATGAGTGGGGTTATTTTATACGGTCTTTTTGCGAGTGGCAATGCATTTATGCAATGGCTGCATATTCCGATTGAACCGTACGTACAGCATTTGTACTCATCCATTTCCCCTTCTGTGTGGTGGCAGCATCTGCTAATGTTTCTGCTCATCATACCAGGTGAAGAATTATTTTGGCGGGGGTATTTGCATAAAAAGCTTTTTACTCTTTCGCCTTTTCAACGTACTATTGTTGCAGCATCTTTATATACGGCCGCTCACCTTTGCTCGCTCAATCCACTGCTCGCTCTAGCAGCTTTTGTTGGTGGCATCATGTGGGGAGCGCTGTTGGAATGGCGTCAAAAAATTGAAGTGGCGATGATCGCTCACGTTGTTTTTGACGTTCTTCTTGTCTACCTGCTTCCTCTTTCATAA
- a CDS encoding alpha/beta hydrolase family protein: protein MKKFIIIVASAIVCFSFTAFWHHANSEGQGEFKQRIPLASPYNQHVDAYQLTYPSDGLKIKGFLLQPKHIDGKLPLLVYNRGGNREHGMIREKTISYLASWAQKGYVVVATQYRGNGGSEGTETYGGKDIDDVINIMHIGEKLPYVDTTKKYAIGYSRGGMMTYLLMKSGAKFNAVAVVSGITDMFQFYDQRGPEMKQVLRQLVGDPKDPKVAQTYRDRSVIYWSDKINSPLLMLHGNRDWRVHYTQAEKLVRQLDQTDKEHKFILYKGADHPLTKYFDEYNAEIDKWFQAHS, encoded by the coding sequence TTGAAAAAATTTATTATTATTGTTGCAAGTGCAATCGTTTGTTTTTCTTTTACAGCGTTTTGGCATCATGCGAACAGTGAAGGTCAAGGAGAATTTAAGCAACGAATTCCGCTTGCATCTCCTTACAATCAGCATGTTGATGCTTATCAATTAACGTATCCAAGCGATGGATTAAAAATAAAAGGCTTTTTGTTGCAACCAAAGCATATTGACGGTAAGTTACCTCTGCTCGTATACAATCGCGGGGGAAATCGTGAGCATGGTATGATTCGAGAAAAAACGATTTCTTATTTGGCTTCTTGGGCACAAAAAGGATATGTTGTCGTAGCGACTCAATACCGAGGAAACGGCGGCAGTGAAGGAACCGAAACATACGGTGGAAAAGATATCGATGATGTGATCAATATCATGCACATTGGTGAAAAACTTCCATACGTCGATACAACGAAAAAATATGCCATTGGTTATTCACGTGGCGGTATGATGACGTACTTATTAATGAAAAGCGGTGCGAAGTTTAATGCGGTAGCCGTTGTGTCTGGAATTACAGATATGTTCCAGTTCTATGATCAGCGAGGTCCAGAAATGAAACAGGTTCTTCGTCAGCTAGTAGGAGACCCTAAGGATCCGAAGGTGGCCCAAACGTATCGCGATCGCTCTGTCATTTATTGGAGTGATAAGATTAATTCACCGCTGCTTATGCTTCATGGAAATCGTGACTGGCGTGTTCATTACACGCAGGCTGAAAAGCTTGTACGTCAGCTTGATCAAACAGATAAAGAACATAAGTTTATTTTGTACAAAGGGGCGGATCATCCGCTTACGAAGTATTTTGATGAATACAATGCTGAAATTGATAAATGGTTTCAAGCTCATTCGTAA
- a CDS encoding Ger(x)C family spore germination protein: protein MKKGLLLSLSIILSSFLSGCWSSRELNEIAVAVAVGIDRSGEDIRFSVQLINPGDIQAKTPTNSPPVTTHSIKAASVMEGLRKLTIEAPRRVYLSHLRMLVISEEIAKEGMAEILDFFARDHELRTDYYVAVAKNTSAETVLEELTTIEKIPANHMHASLDVSQTVWAPTRGVKMNELISHIASDGSNPVLTGIYVKGKPKAGNSMDSINKIAATTLLNFKGLGAFKGDRLVGWFDEGESKGYNYITGNVKSTVIVVPCSESKKTNKNNLVGVEVLRTKTNIKSTVKNGRPIINVEVEAEGNIADIACKLDVQNHKVNHWLEKKAGDDAKGKMDKAIQQAKEYRSDVFGFGEYVHRSNPKEWQKLRQHWNDTFADHTEIHTTVHLKIRRFGTIRDSIMKDIHSKE from the coding sequence ATGAAAAAAGGACTCCTTTTAAGTCTAAGCATTATACTCAGCAGTTTTCTTTCAGGGTGTTGGAGCAGCCGTGAATTGAACGAAATTGCCGTTGCGGTAGCGGTCGGAATTGATCGTAGTGGAGAGGATATTCGATTTTCCGTTCAGTTGATCAACCCAGGTGATATTCAAGCAAAGACCCCTACGAATTCCCCTCCTGTAACCACACATTCTATCAAAGCGGCATCTGTGATGGAGGGACTGCGAAAGCTTACAATTGAAGCACCTAGGCGCGTCTATTTATCCCATCTTCGAATGCTCGTCATTAGTGAGGAAATTGCAAAAGAGGGGATGGCTGAAATTCTTGATTTTTTTGCCCGTGATCATGAACTTCGAACCGATTATTATGTAGCGGTAGCGAAAAATACGTCCGCTGAAACGGTATTAGAAGAGTTAACCACCATTGAAAAAATCCCAGCTAATCATATGCATGCATCGCTAGACGTGTCTCAAACCGTATGGGCACCGACAAGAGGTGTAAAAATGAATGAGCTTATTTCTCATATTGCAAGTGATGGAAGTAATCCAGTTTTAACGGGTATTTACGTTAAAGGTAAGCCGAAGGCCGGAAATTCGATGGACAGCATTAATAAAATTGCAGCCACAACGCTTCTGAATTTTAAAGGTCTGGGAGCATTTAAGGGAGATCGTCTCGTAGGGTGGTTTGATGAGGGCGAAAGTAAAGGCTATAACTACATTACGGGGAATGTCAAAAGCACGGTGATCGTCGTTCCTTGTTCAGAATCAAAAAAAACGAACAAAAATAATCTCGTGGGCGTAGAAGTGCTGCGAACGAAAACGAATATAAAAAGCACGGTGAAAAATGGTCGTCCAATTATTAACGTAGAGGTAGAAGCGGAAGGAAATATTGCAGATATTGCTTGTAAATTAGATGTGCAAAACCATAAGGTAAATCACTGGCTGGAGAAAAAAGCGGGGGATGATGCCAAAGGTAAAATGGACAAGGCAATTCAGCAAGCAAAAGAGTATCGCAGCGATGTGTTTGGGTTTGGCGAATATGTTCATCGCAGTAATCCAAAGGAGTGGCAAAAACTTCGTCAACATTGGAACGACACATTTGCAGATCACACAGAAATTCATACGACGGTGCATTTGAAGATTCGACGTTTTGGAACGATACGAGACTCAATCATGAAAGATATACACTCTAAGGAGTAG
- a CDS encoding DUF2254 domain-containing protein, translating to MRFMDRLRSIRENFWYIPTVYGICAFILALLTVRLDYFMTSNDTMKKLVPDIILSDADVAQSVLSAISSSLLTITTITFSSILVVLTTFLSNFSPRTVQNFITDHSTQRVLGSFVGGFIYSVILLVMLRETKEKTSFITPTFAIIMTIICLAVFVFFVHHTSEWIQVGNLISNIAVGTVQAVHKNFEQKDTIHDRLSLSEEELKEVMKGTRLDIPAAKSGYIDFLDEQGLLQLASERNWLIRLTKRQPDYVDEHSPLFQLWGASSSEEKLQEELSRYVSIGPQRAPYRDMEFGLRKLSEIALRAISPAINDPNTAINAIEQIGNILTSLGKRYLPKPYRYDTDGHLRLITQQPIFRDYLYLSFYQIRHYGREDISVIRAIIKTLTLIAESNEKEVKEAVWEFAEFIVEGVEYDVLLSLDLHYLNDLLLQLAKACDHTGEFKLLTKKSDASQ from the coding sequence ATGCGTTTCATGGATCGCCTGCGTTCTATTAGGGAGAACTTTTGGTACATCCCTACCGTTTACGGAATCTGTGCCTTTATTTTGGCACTCTTAACCGTTCGTCTTGATTATTTCATGACGAGCAATGACACAATGAAGAAACTCGTTCCAGATATTATTTTATCAGATGCTGACGTCGCTCAAAGCGTATTAAGCGCCATTTCTTCATCTCTATTAACAATTACGACCATTACGTTTTCATCCATTTTGGTCGTCTTAACAACCTTTTTGTCCAATTTTTCACCGCGCACCGTACAAAATTTTATTACCGACCATAGCACACAGCGCGTTCTAGGAAGCTTTGTAGGTGGATTTATTTATTCGGTTATTTTACTCGTGATGCTACGTGAAACGAAGGAAAAGACGTCATTTATCACACCAACCTTCGCCATTATCATGACCATCATTTGTTTAGCAGTCTTTGTATTTTTCGTTCATCATACGTCCGAATGGATTCAAGTCGGAAACTTGATTTCCAATATTGCTGTCGGAACGGTACAAGCCGTACATAAAAACTTTGAGCAAAAAGATACCATACATGATCGCCTGTCATTATCAGAAGAAGAACTAAAAGAGGTGATGAAAGGAACAAGATTAGATATTCCGGCTGCTAAATCAGGCTATATTGACTTTCTCGATGAACAAGGACTTTTGCAGCTCGCTTCCGAGCGAAACTGGCTCATCCGTCTAACAAAACGACAGCCTGATTACGTAGACGAGCACTCTCCTCTTTTTCAACTATGGGGGGCAAGCAGCTCAGAAGAAAAATTACAAGAAGAGCTTTCTCGTTATGTATCCATTGGGCCACAAAGAGCACCTTATCGCGACATGGAATTTGGTTTGAGAAAGCTTTCTGAAATTGCCCTGCGCGCGATTTCACCTGCTATTAATGATCCAAATACAGCGATCAATGCCATTGAGCAAATCGGCAACATTTTAACAAGTCTAGGGAAACGATATTTACCAAAACCTTACCGATACGACACGGATGGTCATTTACGCTTAATTACACAGCAACCGATTTTTCGCGATTATTTGTATTTAAGCTTTTATCAAATTCGTCATTATGGTCGTGAAGACATTTCCGTTATTCGTGCGATAATCAAAACGCTCACACTTATTGCAGAAAGCAATGAAAAGGAAGTAAAAGAAGCGGTGTGGGAGTTCGCAGAATTTATTGTTGAAGGCGTCGAGTATGATGTACTTTTATCCCTTGACCTACACTATTTGAATGATTTGCTTTTACAATTAGCGAAGGCGTGTGATCATACCGGAGAGTTCAAACTGCTTACCAAAAAAAGCGATGCGTCACAATGA
- a CDS encoding GerAB/ArcD/ProY family transporter has protein sequence MKEKKFIASNQFTALVFIFSIGSTVVITPPFLILFAKQSLWIAGVGAIIVGGGFAWLFGKIVEKNPEMTLIEMLKATFGPYIGGFIGFVYLLYMFLLATFLLNNISNFMAIQIMPETPINWTQGLMILAVMYALFLGIEVVARTAEIFLPWIVIPFILLILLNIPQMKLQQMLPLYDYNLDGVIQSAAYFVVNPYLELIFLLMITPHLKRVKEVKKGLLIGSALAGASITILSVACILALGIDVASINLYPTYLLGKLISFGSFIQHIEVLVAIIWMLSIFFKISIIFYGLQKGLAQLFQLRNERFLIVPLGLLISGAAYYMVPDYAYFAEFLVQEWSIYMVILGAIFPMLLFVFLRIQQKVHEMI, from the coding sequence ATGAAGGAGAAAAAATTTATTGCTAGCAATCAGTTTACAGCGCTTGTTTTTATTTTTTCTATTGGTAGCACAGTGGTTATTACGCCACCATTTCTGATTTTATTTGCAAAGCAAAGCCTGTGGATTGCTGGAGTAGGAGCGATTATCGTGGGGGGAGGATTTGCATGGCTATTCGGTAAAATCGTCGAGAAAAATCCAGAAATGACGCTAATTGAGATGCTAAAAGCAACCTTTGGCCCTTACATCGGAGGATTTATTGGCTTTGTCTATTTACTCTATATGTTTTTGCTAGCAACATTCTTATTAAATAATATTAGCAATTTCATGGCGATTCAAATTATGCCAGAAACACCGATTAATTGGACACAGGGACTCATGATCCTAGCCGTTATGTATGCCCTATTTCTGGGAATTGAAGTAGTGGCACGAACAGCTGAAATCTTTTTACCTTGGATTGTCATCCCATTTATCCTGCTTATTTTGCTCAATATACCTCAGATGAAGCTGCAACAGATGCTTCCTCTGTATGATTACAATCTTGATGGTGTGATTCAGTCAGCAGCCTATTTTGTCGTTAATCCTTACTTAGAGCTTATCTTCTTGCTTATGATTACGCCTCATTTGAAAAGGGTGAAAGAAGTTAAAAAGGGCTTACTAATTGGTTCTGCACTAGCAGGAGCATCGATTACCATTTTAAGCGTCGCGTGTATTTTAGCGTTAGGTATTGATGTTGCCTCTATTAACCTATATCCAACGTATTTACTCGGAAAATTGATTTCATTTGGTTCATTTATTCAACACATTGAAGTGCTAGTGGCTATTATTTGGATGTTATCCATTTTCTTTAAAATCTCTATCATCTTCTACGGGTTGCAAAAGGGGCTTGCACAATTGTTTCAGCTGCGTAACGAGCGTTTTCTCATTGTCCCATTAGGATTATTAATAAGCGGTGCTGCTTATTATATGGTGCCAGATTATGCGTATTTTGCCGAGTTTTTAGTGCAAGAGTGGAGCATTTATATGGTGATTTTAGGCGCTATTTTTCCTATGTTGCTTTTCGTTTTTTTGCGTATTCAACAAAAAGTGCACGAAATGATTTAG
- a CDS encoding spore germination protein: MVRIKKLGELKSERERKRLQAKLEKVEEVIAPPVSEEGKTIENDVDANFQRLKKLLGESNDLITRRITIPAHPDVVIGLAYMDGLVNCEVIERFIMNAMAHHLEEDLNKTASDPYRTIVEYSLAVGEISEETQFDKALLHILSGDTVVFVQGCKTCITTNTRGWQQRSITDPQSQTVVRGPRDSFTETLRTNTALVRRRIKSSNLWCEVQQVGEVTKTDVALMYIKGIVDEKIIEEVKERIDKIDIDGILESGYIEELIQDEDYTPFPTIFNTERPDVVAACLLEGRVAIIVDGTPFVLLVPSLFIQYFQSAEDYYQRADIATLIRLIRYISFFLALLTPSAYIALTTMHQEMLPFPLLVSIAAQREGVPFPALVEAFIMEITFEILREAGIRMPRNVSSAISIVGALVLGEAAVQAGLVSPAMIIVVAITAISNFVSPAYDMAIAVRMLRFILMMLSAAFGFFGIIIGLIFMILHLCSIRSFGINYMAPMAPFDRKGQKDSLIRRSLKKMTTRPSLASEENIVRQHQPSENTNK; the protein is encoded by the coding sequence ATGGTGCGAATTAAAAAGCTAGGTGAGCTAAAAAGCGAACGCGAACGAAAACGACTGCAGGCAAAACTAGAAAAAGTCGAGGAAGTGATCGCTCCTCCGGTTTCTGAGGAGGGCAAAACGATTGAGAACGATGTTGATGCGAATTTTCAGCGATTGAAAAAGCTGCTAGGAGAGAGCAATGATTTGATTACGCGCCGTATTACCATTCCTGCTCATCCGGACGTTGTGATTGGCCTAGCGTATATGGACGGATTAGTTAACTGTGAAGTCATTGAGCGCTTTATTATGAATGCAATGGCACATCATTTGGAAGAAGATCTTAATAAAACAGCGAGTGATCCTTATCGTACAATTGTAGAATACAGTTTGGCAGTTGGAGAGATTAGCGAGGAAACCCAATTCGATAAAGCGCTTCTTCATATTTTGTCGGGCGATACGGTGGTGTTTGTTCAGGGGTGTAAAACGTGTATCACCACGAATACGAGAGGCTGGCAGCAGCGAAGCATTACCGATCCTCAATCTCAAACCGTCGTAAGAGGTCCACGTGATAGCTTTACAGAAACGCTTCGTACGAACACTGCTTTGGTTAGAAGGCGAATCAAATCCTCGAATCTTTGGTGTGAGGTGCAGCAGGTAGGAGAAGTGACGAAGACCGATGTAGCACTCATGTATATTAAAGGGATTGTAGATGAAAAAATTATTGAAGAGGTAAAGGAAAGAATTGATAAGATCGACATCGACGGTATTTTAGAGAGTGGGTATATTGAGGAGTTAATTCAAGATGAAGATTACACGCCTTTTCCGACGATCTTTAACACCGAGCGTCCTGATGTGGTAGCCGCTTGCTTATTAGAAGGACGCGTCGCGATTATTGTGGACGGCACACCGTTCGTATTACTTGTTCCGTCTCTTTTTATTCAATACTTTCAATCTGCAGAAGATTACTATCAGCGTGCTGATATTGCAACGCTCATACGCCTCATACGCTACATCTCTTTTTTCTTAGCACTGCTAACGCCATCTGCCTATATTGCCCTTACTACGATGCATCAAGAAATGCTTCCGTTCCCCCTTCTAGTCAGCATTGCAGCGCAGCGGGAAGGTGTACCTTTTCCAGCTCTTGTGGAAGCTTTTATTATGGAAATTACGTTTGAGATTTTGCGTGAAGCGGGTATTCGAATGCCGCGAAATGTGAGCTCGGCTATTTCAATTGTAGGGGCGCTTGTACTAGGAGAAGCCGCTGTACAAGCGGGGCTTGTTTCCCCCGCTATGATTATCGTAGTCGCGATTACCGCGATCAGTAATTTTGTCTCTCCGGCTTATGACATGGCGATTGCTGTTCGGATGCTGCGCTTTATCCTTATGATGCTATCAGCTGCATTTGGTTTTTTTGGGATTATCATCGGTCTTATTTTTATGATTTTACATTTATGTAGCATTCGTTCTTTCGGTATTAACTACATGGCGCCAATGGCTCCTTTTGATCGAAAAGGACAAAAAGATTCACTCATTAGACGATCACTCAAAAAAATGACCACACGACCATCTCTTGCAAGTGAGGAGAACATCGTGCGTCAGCATCAGCCTTCAGAGAACACGAACAAATAG
- a CDS encoding DUF6254 family protein: protein MTQSKNQKERQWNVRKHSQQPHGKVKSFEELSEEVAPQSTNKK from the coding sequence ATGACACAATCGAAAAACCAAAAAGAGCGCCAATGGAATGTGCGTAAGCATTCACAGCAACCACATGGAAAAGTAAAATCCTTTGAAGAGCTATCTGAAGAAGTAGCGCCTCAATCGACTAATAAAAAATAG
- a CDS encoding DMT family transporter: MVRLLIMLLAVAGGIAQSTQASINGALGKKIGSFEGAFFSFFIGMISLLLITFFFGKGNVLNVFQVPKWQLLGGLLGAAFVAIQVFAVPKVGAGATIISIIAGQIIMSLIADQFGLFGNPKIALHGTRLVGVLLLIVALFLIFKGGAKA, translated from the coding sequence GTGGTTCGACTACTCATTATGCTATTAGCGGTCGCAGGAGGAATTGCTCAAAGCACGCAGGCGTCTATTAACGGAGCGCTGGGGAAAAAAATTGGTTCGTTTGAAGGCGCGTTTTTTTCCTTTTTCATCGGCATGATTTCATTATTACTTATTACGTTTTTCTTTGGAAAAGGCAATGTATTAAACGTGTTTCAAGTTCCTAAGTGGCAGCTCCTCGGTGGGTTACTGGGGGCGGCTTTTGTAGCGATTCAAGTATTTGCCGTACCAAAAGTGGGAGCCGGGGCTACAATCATTTCCATTATTGCGGGACAAATTATTATGAGTTTAATCGCAGATCAATTCGGCTTATTTGGAAATCCCAAAATTGCGCTTCATGGAACGAGACTAGTCGGCGTACTTCTGTTAATCGTCGCGCTGTTTCTTATTTTCAAAGGCGGGGCAAAGGCATAA